One part of the Rutidosis leptorrhynchoides isolate AG116_Rl617_1_P2 chromosome 1, CSIRO_AGI_Rlap_v1, whole genome shotgun sequence genome encodes these proteins:
- the LOC139872531 gene encoding granule-bound starch synthase 1, chloroplastic/amyloplastic, with translation MATATAWTYASRTSISNNGVAISANRKEVKPSGKMQMQMVVHEGLKLVYNAKFIGGKKIRNVSSRKMIICGTGMNLIFVGAEVGPWSKTGGLGDVLGGLPPAMAANGHRVMTVSPRYDQYKDAWDTEVELELKAGDKTEKVRFFHCYKRGVDRVFVDHPIFLEKVWGKTASKVYGPVAGIDYQDNQLRFSLLCQAALEAPRVLNLNSNKYFSGTYGEDVVFIANDWHTALLPCYLKSMYQSKGIYMSAKVAFCIHNIAYQGRFAFADFSLLNLPDEFKSSFDFIDGYEKPVKGRKINWMKAGILESDKILTVSPYYAQELVSAPDKGVELDNILRITSIQGIVNGMDTQEWNPMTDKFTSVKFDSTTVMSAKPLIKEALQAEVGLPVDKSIPVIGFIGRLEEQKGSDILAAAIPEFIDENVQIIVLGTGKKVMEKQLDELETEYPLKARGVAKFNVKLAHMIIAGADFIIVPSRFEPCGLIQLQAMPYGCVPIVASTGGLVDTVKEGYTGFQMGAFNVECEMVDLVDVTAIATTVKRALNVYGTPAFSEMIQNCMAQELSWKKPAKKWEEALLSLGVDGSEAGIEGEEIAPLAKENVATP, from the exons ATGGCCACTGCAACTGCATGGACTTATGCTTCAAGAACCTCAATTTCTAACAATGGAGTTGCAATATCTGCTAATAGAAAAGAAGTTAAACCAAGTGGAAAAATGCAGATGCAAATGGtggttcatgaaggactaaaactCGTTTACAACGCGAAATTTATCGGTGGAAAAAAGATACGAAATGTGAGTTCAAGAAAAATGATAATATGTGGAACAGGAATGAATTTGATATTTGTTGGAGCAGAAGTTGGTCCATGGAGTAAAACTGGTGGACTTGGTGATGTTCTTGGTGGTCTTCCTCCTGCTATGGCG GCAAACGGACATCGTGTAATGACAGTTTCCCCTCGTTATGATCAGTACAAAGATGCATGGGATACTGAAGTAGAACTTGAG CTCAAGGCCGGAGATAAAACTGAAAAAGTAAGATTTTTCCACTGCTATAAGAGAGGTGTTGACAGAGTGTTTGTGGATCACCCGATATTTCTTGAGAAG gtttGGGGAAAGACAGCTTCAAAAGTTTATGGACCAGTTGCTGGAATAGACTATCAGGACAATCAGCTTAGATTTAGTTTACTATGCCAG GCAGCTTTAGAGGCCCCAAGAGTGTTGAATCTCAACAGCAACAAATATTTTTCGGGGACATATG GGGAAGATGTTGTGTTCATTGCTAACGATTGGCACACAGCGCTTCTTCCATGTTACTTGAAAAGTATGTATCAATCTAAAGGAATATATATGAGTGCTAAA GTTGCCTTTTGTATCCACAACATTGCATACCAAGGCAGATTTGCATTTGCAGACTTTTCACTCCTCAATCTTCCAGACGAATTCAAAAGTTCTTTTGATTTCATCGACGG ATATGAGAAACCGGTAAAAGGAAGGAAGATTAATTGGATGAAAGCAGGAATACTAGAATCAGACAAGATCTTAACCGTTAGCCCGTACTATGCTCAAGAACTCGTTTCTGCACCAGACAAAGGAGTTGAATTAGATAACATTCTTCGCATAACTTCGATTCAAGGAATCGTTAATGGGATGGATACGCAAGAATGGAATCCGATGACTGATAAATTTACTAGTGTCAAATTTGATTCCACAACT GTAATGAGCGCAAAGCCGCTTATAAAAGAAGCCCTGCAAGCAGAAGTTGGATTACCAGTTGATAAGAGCATCCCGGTAATAGGATTTATCGGTAGGCTTGAAGAGCAGAAGGGATCAGATATACTCGCTGCAGCTATTCCTGAATTCATTGACGAAAATGTTCAGATAATAGTACTT GGAACTGGGAAAAAGGTGATGGAGAAGCAATTGGACGAGTTAGAAACAGAGTATCCGTTAAAGGCTAGAGGAGTAGCGAAATTTAACGTGAAGTTGGCTCATATGATTATAGCAGGAGCTGATTTTATAATCGTGCCTAGTAGATTCGAACCATGTGGTCTCATACAGTTGCAAGCAATGCCGTATGGATGT GTACCTATTGTTGCATCAACCGGTGGGTTAGTTGATACAGTTAAAGAAGGTTATACAGGATTTCAAATGGGCGCTTTTAACGTTGAG TGTGAAATGGTTGATCTAGTTGATGTAACTGCAATTGCAACgactgttaaaagagcgttgaatgtTTATGGTACTCCGGCTTTTTCAGAGATGATACAAAACTGTATGGCTCAAGAACTTTCGTGGAAG AAACCTGCGAAGAAATGGGAAGAGGCGCTTTTGAGTTTAGGGGTCGACGGTAGTGAGGCTGGGATCGAGGGTGAAGAGATTGCTCCCCTTGCTAAGGAAAACGTCGCGACCCCTTAA